From a single Sus scrofa isolate TJ Tabasco breed Duroc chromosome 13, Sscrofa11.1, whole genome shotgun sequence genomic region:
- the ZKSCAN7 gene encoding zinc finger protein with KRAB and SCAN domains 7 isoform X3: MAAQGRGTLGLIPRGAGLQKQEGHLLVKQEPASQTWGQGCSLQKHHPPVCEIFRLHFRQLCYHEMSGPQEALSRLRELCRWWLMPEVHTKEQILELLVLEQFLSILPGELRTWVQLHHPESGEEAVAVVEDFQRHVSGPGQEPAEYEFLSVDYTQKKWKGPALSQRALYRNIVPENCHSLASLAGENGMECSDLPPKQESSKESEASDRTSGVLYEVIPGGPVAGDAYEEALEKLGAQPSDEEGSRLESDLLEITQEDKNKCTEDGCAEYKDLGEHPDLSPSPVGHQGVLKGQKFYQCDECGKAFNRSSHLIGHQRIHTGEKPYECTECGKTFRQTSQLIVHLRIHTGEKPYECSDCGKTYRHSSHLIQHQRLHSGEKPYKCNECAKAFTQSSQLIDHQRTHTGEKPYECSECGEAFIRSKSLVRHQVLHTGEKPYKCNECGKAFCSNRNLIDHQRIHTGEKPYECNECGKAFSRSKCLNRHQSLHTGEKPYKCSECGKAFNQNSQLVDHERIHTGEKPFECNECGKAFSLSKCLIRHQRLHTGEKPYKCKECGKSFNQNSHLIIHQRIHTGEKPYECNECGKVFSYSSSLMVHQRTHTGEKPYKCKDCEKAFSDSSQLIVHQRVHTGEKPYECIECGKAFSQRSTFNHHQRTHTGEKHSGLARSIS, encoded by the exons ATGGCAGCCCAAGGCAGAGGAACTTTAGGCCTCATCCCCAGGGGTGCTGGTCTCCAGAAGCAAGAGGGGCACCTGTTGGTGAAGCAGGAGCCAGCGAGCCAGACTTGGGGGCAGGGCTGCAGTCTCCAGAAGCATCATCCTCCCGTCTGTGAAATTTTCAGGCTACACTTCAGGCAGTTATGTTATCATGAAATGTCTGGGCCGCAGGAGGCACTGAGCCGGCTCCGGGAGCTCTGCCGCTGGTGGCTGATGCCAGAAGTACACACCAAGGAGCAGATCCTGGAGCTGCTGGTGCTGGAGCAGTTCCTGAGCATCCTGCCAGGGGAGCTCCGGACCTGGGTGCAGCTGCATCACCCTGAGAGTGGTGAGgaggccgtggctgtggtggaggatTTCCAGAGACATGTCAGTGGACCAGGACAG GAACCTGCAGAGTACGAGTTCCTGTCTGTGGACTATactcagaagaaatggaaaggtcCGGCACTCAGCCAGAGAGCCCTGTACCGGAACATTGTGCCAGAAAATTGCCACAGCCTGGCCTCATTGG CAGGTGAGAACGGGATGGAGTGTTCAGACTTGCCTCCAAAGCAGGAAAGCTCTAAAGAATCAGAGGCATCTGATAGGACCTCAGGAGTTCTCTATGAAGTGATTCCTGGAGGACCAGTCGCTGGAGACGCCTATGAAGAGGCTTTAGAGAAGCTCGGAGCTCAGCCCTCAGATGAAGAAGGGAGCAGACTGGAAAGTGATCTCTTGGAAATAACACAGgaggataaaaataaatgcactGAAGATGGATGTGCTGAATATAAGGATCTTGGAGAACATCCAGATCTATCCCCCAGTCCTGTAGGACATCAAGGAGTTCTAAAGGGACAGAAATTCTATCAATGTGATGAGTGTGGCAAAGCTTTTAATCGTAGTTCACACCTCATTGGGCATCAGAGAATCCACACTggggagaaaccctatgaatgtactGAGTGTGGTAAGACCTTCAGGCAGACCTCTCAGCTCATCGTCCATCTCAGAATCCACACAGGGGAAAAGCCCTATGAATGTAGTGATTGTGGAAAGACCTATCGCCATAGCTCCCATCTCATTCAACACCAGAGACTCCACAGTGGGGAGAAACCGTATAAATGTAACgaatgtgcaaaagctttcactCAAAGTTCCCAACTTATTGACCATCAGAGAACCCATACTGGGGAAAAACCATATGAATGCAGTGAGTGTGGGGAGGCCTTCATTCGGAGTAAAAGCCTTGTCCGCCATCAGGTccttcacactggagagaaaccttacaaGTGCAATGAGTGTGGGAAAGCTTTCTGTTCCAACAGAAATCTTATTGACCATCAGAGGATCCACACTGGGGAGAAACCTTATGAGTGTAATGAATGTGGCAAGGCCTTCAGTCGGAGTAAATGTCTTAATCGACATCAGAGCCTCCACACTGGGGAAAAACCATACAAATGCAGtgagtgtgggaaagccttcaatCAGAACTCTCAACTTGTTGATCATGAgcgaattcatactggagagaaaccttttGAATGTAATGAGTGTGGCAAGGCATTCAGTCTGAGTAAATGTCTCATTCGACACCAGAGACTTCACACAGGTGAAAAGCCCTATAAATGCAAAGAGTGTGGAAAGTCCTTCAATCAAAACTCACACCTCATTATTCaccagagaattcacactggtgagaaaccttatgaatgtaatgaatgtgggaaggTCTTCAGTTACAGCTCCAGTCTTATGGTACATCAGAGAACCCATACTGGAGAAAAACCCTATAAATGCAAAGATTGTGAGAAAGCTTTTAGTGACAGCTCACAACTCATTGTGCACCAGAgagttcacactggagagaaaccctatgagtgTATTgagtgtgggaaggccttcagtCAGCGTTCCACTTTCAATCACCACCAGCgaactcacactggagagaagcacTCAGGGCTGGCTCGATCCATTTCTTag
- the ZKSCAN7 gene encoding zinc finger protein with KRAB and SCAN domains 7 isoform X2, producing the protein MAAQGRGTLGLIPRGAGLQKQEGHLLVKQEPASQTWGQGCSLQKHHPPVCEIFRLHFRQLCYHEMSGPQEALSRLRELCRWWLMPEVHTKEQILELLVLEQFLSILPGELRTWVQLHHPESGEEAVAVVEDFQRHVSGPGQISAPAQEQEMHSEETTALGATEESPPISPLNEGSASGAHLEPPCDPGAHHLPNRHSAQRASSVPALPQGGNFGDQAATTVLQMVRPQEPAEYEFLSVDYTQKKWKGPALSQRALYRNIVPENCHSLASLGENGMECSDLPPKQESSKESEASDRTSGVLYEVIPGGPVAGDAYEEALEKLGAQPSDEEGSRLESDLLEITQEDKNKCTEDGCAEYKDLGEHPDLSPSPVGHQGVLKGQKFYQCDECGKAFNRSSHLIGHQRIHTGEKPYECTECGKTFRQTSQLIVHLRIHTGEKPYECSDCGKTYRHSSHLIQHQRLHSGEKPYKCNECAKAFTQSSQLIDHQRTHTGEKPYECSECGEAFIRSKSLVRHQVLHTGEKPYKCNECGKAFCSNRNLIDHQRIHTGEKPYECNECGKAFSRSKCLNRHQSLHTGEKPYKCSECGKAFNQNSQLVDHERIHTGEKPFECNECGKAFSLSKCLIRHQRLHTGEKPYKCKECGKSFNQNSHLIIHQRIHTGEKPYECNECGKVFSYSSSLMVHQRTHTGEKPYKCKDCEKAFSDSSQLIVHQRVHTGEKPYECIECGKAFSQRSTFNHHQRTHTGEKHSGLARSIS; encoded by the exons ATGGCAGCCCAAGGCAGAGGAACTTTAGGCCTCATCCCCAGGGGTGCTGGTCTCCAGAAGCAAGAGGGGCACCTGTTGGTGAAGCAGGAGCCAGCGAGCCAGACTTGGGGGCAGGGCTGCAGTCTCCAGAAGCATCATCCTCCCGTCTGTGAAATTTTCAGGCTACACTTCAGGCAGTTATGTTATCATGAAATGTCTGGGCCGCAGGAGGCACTGAGCCGGCTCCGGGAGCTCTGCCGCTGGTGGCTGATGCCAGAAGTACACACCAAGGAGCAGATCCTGGAGCTGCTGGTGCTGGAGCAGTTCCTGAGCATCCTGCCAGGGGAGCTCCGGACCTGGGTGCAGCTGCATCACCCTGAGAGTGGTGAGgaggccgtggctgtggtggaggatTTCCAGAGACATGTCAGTGGACCAGGACAG ATTTCAGCTCCAGCACAGGAACAGGAAATGCATTCGGAAGAGACGACAGCCTTGGGTGCAACAGAGGAATCTCCTCCCATCTCACCCCTCAATGAGGGTTCAGCCTCTGGAGCCCACCTGGAGCCTCCTTGTGACCCAGGGGCACACCACCTCCCCAATAGGCACTCTG CTCAGCGTGCTTCCTCAGTGCCTGCCCTTCCCCAGGGGGGGAACTTTGGAGACCAAGCAGCAACAACAGTGCTTCAGATGGTCAGGCCCCAG GAACCTGCAGAGTACGAGTTCCTGTCTGTGGACTATactcagaagaaatggaaaggtcCGGCACTCAGCCAGAGAGCCCTGTACCGGAACATTGTGCCAGAAAATTGCCACAGCCTGGCCTCATTGG GTGAGAACGGGATGGAGTGTTCAGACTTGCCTCCAAAGCAGGAAAGCTCTAAAGAATCAGAGGCATCTGATAGGACCTCAGGAGTTCTCTATGAAGTGATTCCTGGAGGACCAGTCGCTGGAGACGCCTATGAAGAGGCTTTAGAGAAGCTCGGAGCTCAGCCCTCAGATGAAGAAGGGAGCAGACTGGAAAGTGATCTCTTGGAAATAACACAGgaggataaaaataaatgcactGAAGATGGATGTGCTGAATATAAGGATCTTGGAGAACATCCAGATCTATCCCCCAGTCCTGTAGGACATCAAGGAGTTCTAAAGGGACAGAAATTCTATCAATGTGATGAGTGTGGCAAAGCTTTTAATCGTAGTTCACACCTCATTGGGCATCAGAGAATCCACACTggggagaaaccctatgaatgtactGAGTGTGGTAAGACCTTCAGGCAGACCTCTCAGCTCATCGTCCATCTCAGAATCCACACAGGGGAAAAGCCCTATGAATGTAGTGATTGTGGAAAGACCTATCGCCATAGCTCCCATCTCATTCAACACCAGAGACTCCACAGTGGGGAGAAACCGTATAAATGTAACgaatgtgcaaaagctttcactCAAAGTTCCCAACTTATTGACCATCAGAGAACCCATACTGGGGAAAAACCATATGAATGCAGTGAGTGTGGGGAGGCCTTCATTCGGAGTAAAAGCCTTGTCCGCCATCAGGTccttcacactggagagaaaccttacaaGTGCAATGAGTGTGGGAAAGCTTTCTGTTCCAACAGAAATCTTATTGACCATCAGAGGATCCACACTGGGGAGAAACCTTATGAGTGTAATGAATGTGGCAAGGCCTTCAGTCGGAGTAAATGTCTTAATCGACATCAGAGCCTCCACACTGGGGAAAAACCATACAAATGCAGtgagtgtgggaaagccttcaatCAGAACTCTCAACTTGTTGATCATGAgcgaattcatactggagagaaaccttttGAATGTAATGAGTGTGGCAAGGCATTCAGTCTGAGTAAATGTCTCATTCGACACCAGAGACTTCACACAGGTGAAAAGCCCTATAAATGCAAAGAGTGTGGAAAGTCCTTCAATCAAAACTCACACCTCATTATTCaccagagaattcacactggtgagaaaccttatgaatgtaatgaatgtgggaaggTCTTCAGTTACAGCTCCAGTCTTATGGTACATCAGAGAACCCATACTGGAGAAAAACCCTATAAATGCAAAGATTGTGAGAAAGCTTTTAGTGACAGCTCACAACTCATTGTGCACCAGAgagttcacactggagagaaaccctatgagtgTATTgagtgtgggaaggccttcagtCAGCGTTCCACTTTCAATCACCACCAGCgaactcacactggagagaagcacTCAGGGCTGGCTCGATCCATTTCTTag
- the ZKSCAN7 gene encoding zinc finger protein with KRAB and SCAN domains 7 isoform X1, which produces MAAQGRGTLGLIPRGAGLQKQEGHLLVKQEPASQTWGQGCSLQKHHPPVCEIFRLHFRQLCYHEMSGPQEALSRLRELCRWWLMPEVHTKEQILELLVLEQFLSILPGELRTWVQLHHPESGEEAVAVVEDFQRHVSGPGQISAPAQEQEMHSEETTALGATEESPPISPLNEGSASGAHLEPPCDPGAHHLPNRHSAQRASSVPALPQGGNFGDQAATTVLQMVRPQEPAEYEFLSVDYTQKKWKGPALSQRALYRNIVPENCHSLASLAGENGMECSDLPPKQESSKESEASDRTSGVLYEVIPGGPVAGDAYEEALEKLGAQPSDEEGSRLESDLLEITQEDKNKCTEDGCAEYKDLGEHPDLSPSPVGHQGVLKGQKFYQCDECGKAFNRSSHLIGHQRIHTGEKPYECTECGKTFRQTSQLIVHLRIHTGEKPYECSDCGKTYRHSSHLIQHQRLHSGEKPYKCNECAKAFTQSSQLIDHQRTHTGEKPYECSECGEAFIRSKSLVRHQVLHTGEKPYKCNECGKAFCSNRNLIDHQRIHTGEKPYECNECGKAFSRSKCLNRHQSLHTGEKPYKCSECGKAFNQNSQLVDHERIHTGEKPFECNECGKAFSLSKCLIRHQRLHTGEKPYKCKECGKSFNQNSHLIIHQRIHTGEKPYECNECGKVFSYSSSLMVHQRTHTGEKPYKCKDCEKAFSDSSQLIVHQRVHTGEKPYECIECGKAFSQRSTFNHHQRTHTGEKHSGLARSIS; this is translated from the exons ATGGCAGCCCAAGGCAGAGGAACTTTAGGCCTCATCCCCAGGGGTGCTGGTCTCCAGAAGCAAGAGGGGCACCTGTTGGTGAAGCAGGAGCCAGCGAGCCAGACTTGGGGGCAGGGCTGCAGTCTCCAGAAGCATCATCCTCCCGTCTGTGAAATTTTCAGGCTACACTTCAGGCAGTTATGTTATCATGAAATGTCTGGGCCGCAGGAGGCACTGAGCCGGCTCCGGGAGCTCTGCCGCTGGTGGCTGATGCCAGAAGTACACACCAAGGAGCAGATCCTGGAGCTGCTGGTGCTGGAGCAGTTCCTGAGCATCCTGCCAGGGGAGCTCCGGACCTGGGTGCAGCTGCATCACCCTGAGAGTGGTGAGgaggccgtggctgtggtggaggatTTCCAGAGACATGTCAGTGGACCAGGACAG ATTTCAGCTCCAGCACAGGAACAGGAAATGCATTCGGAAGAGACGACAGCCTTGGGTGCAACAGAGGAATCTCCTCCCATCTCACCCCTCAATGAGGGTTCAGCCTCTGGAGCCCACCTGGAGCCTCCTTGTGACCCAGGGGCACACCACCTCCCCAATAGGCACTCTG CTCAGCGTGCTTCCTCAGTGCCTGCCCTTCCCCAGGGGGGGAACTTTGGAGACCAAGCAGCAACAACAGTGCTTCAGATGGTCAGGCCCCAG GAACCTGCAGAGTACGAGTTCCTGTCTGTGGACTATactcagaagaaatggaaaggtcCGGCACTCAGCCAGAGAGCCCTGTACCGGAACATTGTGCCAGAAAATTGCCACAGCCTGGCCTCATTGG CAGGTGAGAACGGGATGGAGTGTTCAGACTTGCCTCCAAAGCAGGAAAGCTCTAAAGAATCAGAGGCATCTGATAGGACCTCAGGAGTTCTCTATGAAGTGATTCCTGGAGGACCAGTCGCTGGAGACGCCTATGAAGAGGCTTTAGAGAAGCTCGGAGCTCAGCCCTCAGATGAAGAAGGGAGCAGACTGGAAAGTGATCTCTTGGAAATAACACAGgaggataaaaataaatgcactGAAGATGGATGTGCTGAATATAAGGATCTTGGAGAACATCCAGATCTATCCCCCAGTCCTGTAGGACATCAAGGAGTTCTAAAGGGACAGAAATTCTATCAATGTGATGAGTGTGGCAAAGCTTTTAATCGTAGTTCACACCTCATTGGGCATCAGAGAATCCACACTggggagaaaccctatgaatgtactGAGTGTGGTAAGACCTTCAGGCAGACCTCTCAGCTCATCGTCCATCTCAGAATCCACACAGGGGAAAAGCCCTATGAATGTAGTGATTGTGGAAAGACCTATCGCCATAGCTCCCATCTCATTCAACACCAGAGACTCCACAGTGGGGAGAAACCGTATAAATGTAACgaatgtgcaaaagctttcactCAAAGTTCCCAACTTATTGACCATCAGAGAACCCATACTGGGGAAAAACCATATGAATGCAGTGAGTGTGGGGAGGCCTTCATTCGGAGTAAAAGCCTTGTCCGCCATCAGGTccttcacactggagagaaaccttacaaGTGCAATGAGTGTGGGAAAGCTTTCTGTTCCAACAGAAATCTTATTGACCATCAGAGGATCCACACTGGGGAGAAACCTTATGAGTGTAATGAATGTGGCAAGGCCTTCAGTCGGAGTAAATGTCTTAATCGACATCAGAGCCTCCACACTGGGGAAAAACCATACAAATGCAGtgagtgtgggaaagccttcaatCAGAACTCTCAACTTGTTGATCATGAgcgaattcatactggagagaaaccttttGAATGTAATGAGTGTGGCAAGGCATTCAGTCTGAGTAAATGTCTCATTCGACACCAGAGACTTCACACAGGTGAAAAGCCCTATAAATGCAAAGAGTGTGGAAAGTCCTTCAATCAAAACTCACACCTCATTATTCaccagagaattcacactggtgagaaaccttatgaatgtaatgaatgtgggaaggTCTTCAGTTACAGCTCCAGTCTTATGGTACATCAGAGAACCCATACTGGAGAAAAACCCTATAAATGCAAAGATTGTGAGAAAGCTTTTAGTGACAGCTCACAACTCATTGTGCACCAGAgagttcacactggagagaaaccctatgagtgTATTgagtgtgggaaggccttcagtCAGCGTTCCACTTTCAATCACCACCAGCgaactcacactggagagaagcacTCAGGGCTGGCTCGATCCATTTCTTag
- the ZKSCAN7 gene encoding zinc finger protein with KRAB and SCAN domains 7 isoform X7: MSVDQDRFQLQHRNRKCIRKRRQPWVQQRNLLPSHPSMRVQPLEPTWSLLVTQGHTTSPIGTLEPAEYEFLSVDYTQKKWKGPALSQRALYRNIVPENCHSLASLAGENGMECSDLPPKQESSKESEASDRTSGVLYEVIPGGPVAGDAYEEALEKLGAQPSDEEGSRLESDLLEITQEDKNKCTEDGCAEYKDLGEHPDLSPSPVGHQGVLKGQKFYQCDECGKAFNRSSHLIGHQRIHTGEKPYECTECGKTFRQTSQLIVHLRIHTGEKPYECSDCGKTYRHSSHLIQHQRLHSGEKPYKCNECAKAFTQSSQLIDHQRTHTGEKPYECSECGEAFIRSKSLVRHQVLHTGEKPYKCNECGKAFCSNRNLIDHQRIHTGEKPYECNECGKAFSRSKCLNRHQSLHTGEKPYKCSECGKAFNQNSQLVDHERIHTGEKPFECNECGKAFSLSKCLIRHQRLHTGEKPYKCKECGKSFNQNSHLIIHQRIHTGEKPYECNECGKVFSYSSSLMVHQRTHTGEKPYKCKDCEKAFSDSSQLIVHQRVHTGEKPYECIECGKAFSQRSTFNHHQRTHTGEKHSGLARSIS; this comes from the exons ATGTCAGTGGACCAGGACAG ATTTCAGCTCCAGCACAGGAACAGGAAATGCATTCGGAAGAGACGACAGCCTTGGGTGCAACAGAGGAATCTCCTCCCATCTCACCCCTCAATGAGGGTTCAGCCTCTGGAGCCCACCTGGAGCCTCCTTGTGACCCAGGGGCACACCACCTCCCCAATAGGCACTCTG GAACCTGCAGAGTACGAGTTCCTGTCTGTGGACTATactcagaagaaatggaaaggtcCGGCACTCAGCCAGAGAGCCCTGTACCGGAACATTGTGCCAGAAAATTGCCACAGCCTGGCCTCATTGG CAGGTGAGAACGGGATGGAGTGTTCAGACTTGCCTCCAAAGCAGGAAAGCTCTAAAGAATCAGAGGCATCTGATAGGACCTCAGGAGTTCTCTATGAAGTGATTCCTGGAGGACCAGTCGCTGGAGACGCCTATGAAGAGGCTTTAGAGAAGCTCGGAGCTCAGCCCTCAGATGAAGAAGGGAGCAGACTGGAAAGTGATCTCTTGGAAATAACACAGgaggataaaaataaatgcactGAAGATGGATGTGCTGAATATAAGGATCTTGGAGAACATCCAGATCTATCCCCCAGTCCTGTAGGACATCAAGGAGTTCTAAAGGGACAGAAATTCTATCAATGTGATGAGTGTGGCAAAGCTTTTAATCGTAGTTCACACCTCATTGGGCATCAGAGAATCCACACTggggagaaaccctatgaatgtactGAGTGTGGTAAGACCTTCAGGCAGACCTCTCAGCTCATCGTCCATCTCAGAATCCACACAGGGGAAAAGCCCTATGAATGTAGTGATTGTGGAAAGACCTATCGCCATAGCTCCCATCTCATTCAACACCAGAGACTCCACAGTGGGGAGAAACCGTATAAATGTAACgaatgtgcaaaagctttcactCAAAGTTCCCAACTTATTGACCATCAGAGAACCCATACTGGGGAAAAACCATATGAATGCAGTGAGTGTGGGGAGGCCTTCATTCGGAGTAAAAGCCTTGTCCGCCATCAGGTccttcacactggagagaaaccttacaaGTGCAATGAGTGTGGGAAAGCTTTCTGTTCCAACAGAAATCTTATTGACCATCAGAGGATCCACACTGGGGAGAAACCTTATGAGTGTAATGAATGTGGCAAGGCCTTCAGTCGGAGTAAATGTCTTAATCGACATCAGAGCCTCCACACTGGGGAAAAACCATACAAATGCAGtgagtgtgggaaagccttcaatCAGAACTCTCAACTTGTTGATCATGAgcgaattcatactggagagaaaccttttGAATGTAATGAGTGTGGCAAGGCATTCAGTCTGAGTAAATGTCTCATTCGACACCAGAGACTTCACACAGGTGAAAAGCCCTATAAATGCAAAGAGTGTGGAAAGTCCTTCAATCAAAACTCACACCTCATTATTCaccagagaattcacactggtgagaaaccttatgaatgtaatgaatgtgggaaggTCTTCAGTTACAGCTCCAGTCTTATGGTACATCAGAGAACCCATACTGGAGAAAAACCCTATAAATGCAAAGATTGTGAGAAAGCTTTTAGTGACAGCTCACAACTCATTGTGCACCAGAgagttcacactggagagaaaccctatgagtgTATTgagtgtgggaaggccttcagtCAGCGTTCCACTTTCAATCACCACCAGCgaactcacactggagagaagcacTCAGGGCTGGCTCGATCCATTTCTTag
- the ZKSCAN7 gene encoding zinc finger protein with KRAB and SCAN domains 7 isoform X6, with protein sequence MARKIANFRFQLQHRNRKCIRKRRQPWVQQRNLLPSHPSMRVQPLEPTWSLLVTQGHTTSPIGTLEPAEYEFLSVDYTQKKWKGPALSQRALYRNIVPENCHSLASLAGENGMECSDLPPKQESSKESEASDRTSGVLYEVIPGGPVAGDAYEEALEKLGAQPSDEEGSRLESDLLEITQEDKNKCTEDGCAEYKDLGEHPDLSPSPVGHQGVLKGQKFYQCDECGKAFNRSSHLIGHQRIHTGEKPYECTECGKTFRQTSQLIVHLRIHTGEKPYECSDCGKTYRHSSHLIQHQRLHSGEKPYKCNECAKAFTQSSQLIDHQRTHTGEKPYECSECGEAFIRSKSLVRHQVLHTGEKPYKCNECGKAFCSNRNLIDHQRIHTGEKPYECNECGKAFSRSKCLNRHQSLHTGEKPYKCSECGKAFNQNSQLVDHERIHTGEKPFECNECGKAFSLSKCLIRHQRLHTGEKPYKCKECGKSFNQNSHLIIHQRIHTGEKPYECNECGKVFSYSSSLMVHQRTHTGEKPYKCKDCEKAFSDSSQLIVHQRVHTGEKPYECIECGKAFSQRSTFNHHQRTHTGEKHSGLARSIS encoded by the exons ATGGCAAGGAAAATTGCAAACTTCAG ATTTCAGCTCCAGCACAGGAACAGGAAATGCATTCGGAAGAGACGACAGCCTTGGGTGCAACAGAGGAATCTCCTCCCATCTCACCCCTCAATGAGGGTTCAGCCTCTGGAGCCCACCTGGAGCCTCCTTGTGACCCAGGGGCACACCACCTCCCCAATAGGCACTCTG GAACCTGCAGAGTACGAGTTCCTGTCTGTGGACTATactcagaagaaatggaaaggtcCGGCACTCAGCCAGAGAGCCCTGTACCGGAACATTGTGCCAGAAAATTGCCACAGCCTGGCCTCATTGG CAGGTGAGAACGGGATGGAGTGTTCAGACTTGCCTCCAAAGCAGGAAAGCTCTAAAGAATCAGAGGCATCTGATAGGACCTCAGGAGTTCTCTATGAAGTGATTCCTGGAGGACCAGTCGCTGGAGACGCCTATGAAGAGGCTTTAGAGAAGCTCGGAGCTCAGCCCTCAGATGAAGAAGGGAGCAGACTGGAAAGTGATCTCTTGGAAATAACACAGgaggataaaaataaatgcactGAAGATGGATGTGCTGAATATAAGGATCTTGGAGAACATCCAGATCTATCCCCCAGTCCTGTAGGACATCAAGGAGTTCTAAAGGGACAGAAATTCTATCAATGTGATGAGTGTGGCAAAGCTTTTAATCGTAGTTCACACCTCATTGGGCATCAGAGAATCCACACTggggagaaaccctatgaatgtactGAGTGTGGTAAGACCTTCAGGCAGACCTCTCAGCTCATCGTCCATCTCAGAATCCACACAGGGGAAAAGCCCTATGAATGTAGTGATTGTGGAAAGACCTATCGCCATAGCTCCCATCTCATTCAACACCAGAGACTCCACAGTGGGGAGAAACCGTATAAATGTAACgaatgtgcaaaagctttcactCAAAGTTCCCAACTTATTGACCATCAGAGAACCCATACTGGGGAAAAACCATATGAATGCAGTGAGTGTGGGGAGGCCTTCATTCGGAGTAAAAGCCTTGTCCGCCATCAGGTccttcacactggagagaaaccttacaaGTGCAATGAGTGTGGGAAAGCTTTCTGTTCCAACAGAAATCTTATTGACCATCAGAGGATCCACACTGGGGAGAAACCTTATGAGTGTAATGAATGTGGCAAGGCCTTCAGTCGGAGTAAATGTCTTAATCGACATCAGAGCCTCCACACTGGGGAAAAACCATACAAATGCAGtgagtgtgggaaagccttcaatCAGAACTCTCAACTTGTTGATCATGAgcgaattcatactggagagaaaccttttGAATGTAATGAGTGTGGCAAGGCATTCAGTCTGAGTAAATGTCTCATTCGACACCAGAGACTTCACACAGGTGAAAAGCCCTATAAATGCAAAGAGTGTGGAAAGTCCTTCAATCAAAACTCACACCTCATTATTCaccagagaattcacactggtgagaaaccttatgaatgtaatgaatgtgggaaggTCTTCAGTTACAGCTCCAGTCTTATGGTACATCAGAGAACCCATACTGGAGAAAAACCCTATAAATGCAAAGATTGTGAGAAAGCTTTTAGTGACAGCTCACAACTCATTGTGCACCAGAgagttcacactggagagaaaccctatgagtgTATTgagtgtgggaaggccttcagtCAGCGTTCCACTTTCAATCACCACCAGCgaactcacactggagagaagcacTCAGGGCTGGCTCGATCCATTTCTTag